Proteins co-encoded in one Conger conger chromosome 4, fConCon1.1, whole genome shotgun sequence genomic window:
- the nr2f6b gene encoding nuclear receptor subfamily 2 group F member 6b isoform X2, translated as MAMVSGGWGDPDGDTNGLGEKGYLRGDEEDGSPQAGSSDIEVGEDDKACVVDCSVCGDKSSGKHYGVFTCEGCKSFFKRSIRRNLSYTCRSNRDCQIDQHHRNQCQYCRLKKCFRVGMRKEVQRGRIPPAHSGISPTPMPGGGTGGGPGGGAGGPGVGGGEFFNGQPVSELISQLLRAEPYPSSRYGPQYGQHHPHQQQQLQAGGGGGGGSVMGIDNICELAARLLFSTIEWARNIPYFPDLPVSEQVALLRLSWSELFILNAAQSALPLHMAPLLAAAGFHASPMSAERVVSFMDQVRVFQDQVDKLTRLQVDSAEYSCLKAIALFSPDACGLTDPVHVESLQEKAQVALTEYERLQYPGQPQRFGRLLLRLPALRAVPASLISQLFFMRLVGKTPIETLIRDMQLSGSSISWPYVPGQ; from the exons ATGGCCATGGTGAGCGGGGGATGGGGCGATCCGGACGGAGACACCAACGGTCTGGGGGAGAAGGGCTACCTCCGGGGCGACGAGGAAGACGGGTCGCCCCAGGCGGGCAGCAGCGACATTGAGGTGGGCGAGGACGACAAGGCGTGCGTGGTGGACTGCAGCGTGTGTGGCGACAAGTCCAGCGGCAAGCACTACGGCGTCTTCACCTGCGAGGGCTGCAAGAGCTTCTTCAAGAGGAGCATCAGACGCAACCTCAGCTACACCTGCAG GTCAAATAGAGACTGCCAGATCGACCAGCACCACCGCAACCAGTGCCAATACTGCCGGCTGAAGAAATGCTTCCGCGTAGGAATGCGCAAAGAAG TCCAGCGCGGACGCATCCCGCCAGCGCACTCCGGCATCAGCCCCACGCCCATGCCCGGGGGCGGCACCGGCGGAGGGCCgggcggcggggcggggggcccGGGCGTGGGCGGCGGCGAGTTCTTCAACGGGCAGCCGGTGTCGGAGCTGATCTCCCAGCTCCTGCGGGCCGAGCCGTACCCCAGCAGCCGCTACGGGCCCCAGTACGGCCAGCACCACccgcaccagcagcagcagctccaggCCGGCGGCGGGGGCGGCGGCGGCTCCGTCATGGGCATCGACAACATCTGCGAGCTGGCGGCGCGCCTCCTCTTCAGCACCATCGAGTGGGCGCGCAACATCCCCTACTTCCCCGACCTGCCCGTGTCGGAGCAGGTGGCCCTGCTGCGGCTGAGCTGGAGCGAGCTCTTCATCCTCAACGCCGCGCAGTCCGCGCTGCCCCTGCACATGGCGCCCCTGCTGGCCGCCGCCGGCTTCCACGCCTCGCCCATGTCCGCCGAGCGCGTGGTGTCCTTCATGGACCAGGTGCGCGTCTTCCAGGACCAGGTGGACAAGCTGACGCGCCTGCAGGTGGACTCCGCCGAGTACAGCTGCCTCAAGGCCATCGCGCTCTTCTCCCCCG ACGCGTGCGGGCTGACGGATCCCGTGCACGTGGAGAGCCTCCAGGAGAAGGCGCAGGTGGCGCTGACGGAGTACGAGAGGCTGCAGTACCCGGGCCAGCCGCAGCGTTTCGGGCGTCTCCTGCTCCGCCTGCCGGCCCTCCGGGCGGTGCCCGCCTCGCTCATCTCCCAGCTCTTCTTCATGCGCCTGGTGGGGAAGACCCCCATAGAGACCCTCATCCGCGACATGCAGCTCTCCGGAAGCTCCATCAGCTGGCCCTACGTGCCGGGGCAGTAA
- the nr2f6b gene encoding nuclear receptor subfamily 2 group F member 6b isoform X1 — MAMVSGGWGDPDGDTNGLGEKGYLRGDEEDGSPQAGSSDIEVGEDDKACVVDCSVCGDKSSGKHYGVFTCEGCKSFFKRSIRRNLSYTCRSNRDCQIDQHHRNQCQYCRLKKCFRVGMRKEAVQRGRIPPAHSGISPTPMPGGGTGGGPGGGAGGPGVGGGEFFNGQPVSELISQLLRAEPYPSSRYGPQYGQHHPHQQQQLQAGGGGGGGSVMGIDNICELAARLLFSTIEWARNIPYFPDLPVSEQVALLRLSWSELFILNAAQSALPLHMAPLLAAAGFHASPMSAERVVSFMDQVRVFQDQVDKLTRLQVDSAEYSCLKAIALFSPDACGLTDPVHVESLQEKAQVALTEYERLQYPGQPQRFGRLLLRLPALRAVPASLISQLFFMRLVGKTPIETLIRDMQLSGSSISWPYVPGQ, encoded by the exons ATGGCCATGGTGAGCGGGGGATGGGGCGATCCGGACGGAGACACCAACGGTCTGGGGGAGAAGGGCTACCTCCGGGGCGACGAGGAAGACGGGTCGCCCCAGGCGGGCAGCAGCGACATTGAGGTGGGCGAGGACGACAAGGCGTGCGTGGTGGACTGCAGCGTGTGTGGCGACAAGTCCAGCGGCAAGCACTACGGCGTCTTCACCTGCGAGGGCTGCAAGAGCTTCTTCAAGAGGAGCATCAGACGCAACCTCAGCTACACCTGCAG GTCAAATAGAGACTGCCAGATCGACCAGCACCACCGCAACCAGTGCCAATACTGCCGGCTGAAGAAATGCTTCCGCGTAGGAATGCGCAAAGAAG caGTCCAGCGCGGACGCATCCCGCCAGCGCACTCCGGCATCAGCCCCACGCCCATGCCCGGGGGCGGCACCGGCGGAGGGCCgggcggcggggcggggggcccGGGCGTGGGCGGCGGCGAGTTCTTCAACGGGCAGCCGGTGTCGGAGCTGATCTCCCAGCTCCTGCGGGCCGAGCCGTACCCCAGCAGCCGCTACGGGCCCCAGTACGGCCAGCACCACccgcaccagcagcagcagctccaggCCGGCGGCGGGGGCGGCGGCGGCTCCGTCATGGGCATCGACAACATCTGCGAGCTGGCGGCGCGCCTCCTCTTCAGCACCATCGAGTGGGCGCGCAACATCCCCTACTTCCCCGACCTGCCCGTGTCGGAGCAGGTGGCCCTGCTGCGGCTGAGCTGGAGCGAGCTCTTCATCCTCAACGCCGCGCAGTCCGCGCTGCCCCTGCACATGGCGCCCCTGCTGGCCGCCGCCGGCTTCCACGCCTCGCCCATGTCCGCCGAGCGCGTGGTGTCCTTCATGGACCAGGTGCGCGTCTTCCAGGACCAGGTGGACAAGCTGACGCGCCTGCAGGTGGACTCCGCCGAGTACAGCTGCCTCAAGGCCATCGCGCTCTTCTCCCCCG ACGCGTGCGGGCTGACGGATCCCGTGCACGTGGAGAGCCTCCAGGAGAAGGCGCAGGTGGCGCTGACGGAGTACGAGAGGCTGCAGTACCCGGGCCAGCCGCAGCGTTTCGGGCGTCTCCTGCTCCGCCTGCCGGCCCTCCGGGCGGTGCCCGCCTCGCTCATCTCCCAGCTCTTCTTCATGCGCCTGGTGGGGAAGACCCCCATAGAGACCCTCATCCGCGACATGCAGCTCTCCGGAAGCTCCATCAGCTGGCCCTACGTGCCGGGGCAGTAA